From a single Couchioplanes caeruleus genomic region:
- a CDS encoding glycoside hydrolase family 26 protein: MSIDPEPAPRRSRRGVRAVAAGLFVAAAAAATVSQTDAFASNTAPGPRPLQTRASAAARLAPAQGALLGHYYGNGSIAQTDKRIGRKPAVHLTYYDFAQDDWVRSPVSAADFADGRIPLVNVEPNDVDFADIIDGAYDPMLRRRADDAKALGRQFFVDFAAEMNGDEGWGGHDPATYVAAWRHIHDLFVARGATNVVWAWCPNNEDAEDSPPAMDYYPGDAYVDWTGIDGYNWGTSDPDFEWQSFRSVFAGLYAQLAAKGKPIIIAETASDEAGGSKASWIAGIIPTLRSTYPLIKAVVWFDVDKERHWQINSSSSALSAYRKMAKDPYLNP; encoded by the coding sequence ATGAGCATTGATCCCGAGCCGGCGCCGCGGCGGTCCCGCCGCGGCGTCCGGGCCGTCGCGGCCGGCCTGTTCGTGGCCGCGGCCGCCGCGGCCACCGTCAGCCAGACCGACGCCTTCGCCTCGAACACCGCGCCCGGCCCGCGCCCGTTGCAGACCAGGGCGTCGGCCGCCGCCCGGCTGGCGCCCGCGCAGGGGGCGCTCCTGGGCCACTACTACGGCAACGGCAGCATCGCGCAGACCGACAAGCGGATCGGCCGCAAACCGGCCGTCCACCTCACCTACTACGACTTCGCGCAGGACGACTGGGTCCGGTCGCCGGTCAGCGCCGCCGACTTCGCCGACGGCCGGATCCCGCTGGTCAACGTCGAACCCAACGACGTCGACTTCGCCGACATCATCGACGGCGCGTACGACCCGATGCTGCGCCGGCGCGCCGACGACGCCAAGGCGCTCGGCCGGCAGTTCTTCGTCGACTTCGCGGCGGAGATGAACGGGGACGAGGGCTGGGGCGGCCACGACCCCGCGACGTACGTCGCCGCCTGGCGCCACATCCACGACCTCTTCGTCGCGCGCGGAGCCACCAACGTCGTCTGGGCCTGGTGCCCGAACAACGAGGACGCCGAGGACTCGCCGCCGGCGATGGACTACTACCCCGGCGACGCGTACGTCGACTGGACCGGCATCGACGGCTACAACTGGGGCACCTCGGACCCGGACTTCGAGTGGCAGAGCTTCCGCTCCGTCTTCGCCGGCCTGTACGCCCAGCTCGCCGCGAAGGGCAAGCCGATCATCATCGCCGAGACGGCCTCGGACGAGGCGGGCGGCAGCAAGGCGTCCTGGATCGCCGGCATCATCCCGACGCTGCGCAGCACGTACCCGTTGATCAAGGCAGTGGTCTGGTTCGACGTCGACAAGGAACGCCACTGGCAGATCAACTCCTCGTCCTCGGCGCTGTCGGCGTACCGGAAGATGGCGAAGGACCCGTACCTGAACCCCTGA
- a CDS encoding DHA2 family efflux MFS transporter permease subunit, producing the protein MTPEITGARRWLGLVMISLGVAMIIVDATIVNVAVPSIIKDIGATSSDAQWIQESYTLVFAALLLVAGRTADRSGRRRLFLAGIVVFTLASVGCALAPTPPLLIAGRLVQGVGGAMILPTSLSLLNASFTGRERGIAFAVWGSTIGGAAALGPLLGGWLTTDLSWRWAFGINVPLGALVFAGTALLVAESREPQGRRGNDWAGAVLSTVTLTGVVFGLIEGRNYGWFERTGPVDIAGVSWTMRLSPVPVAFAVAVLGLVAFVLVERRRNAAGKPVLLDLTLFAIPSFRNGNLVAGVVSLGEFGLLFSLPLWLQNVLGYSAFETGLALVPLAAGSFLASGLAAPLTAARGAAFAVRLGILLELLGVAGIGIVAAPDTPWWAFTPMLFGYGVGVGLATAQITGVVLADVPVAMSGQASGTQSTTRQLGSALGIAVLGSVLFGTLAGHLGTALTDRDVPEPQKSAVITAVKKSAGAAIPGLAASPATATLAGDARQAFSTATRWTALTAAGFLLLGLIASTRLESAREPS; encoded by the coding sequence ATGACCCCCGAGATAACGGGCGCGCGCCGCTGGCTCGGCCTCGTGATGATCAGCCTCGGCGTCGCGATGATCATCGTGGACGCCACCATCGTCAACGTCGCCGTGCCCTCGATCATCAAGGACATCGGCGCCACCTCCAGCGACGCCCAGTGGATCCAGGAGTCGTACACGCTGGTCTTCGCCGCCCTGCTGCTCGTCGCCGGGCGTACCGCGGACCGCTCCGGGCGCCGCCGGCTCTTCCTCGCCGGGATCGTCGTGTTCACCCTCGCCAGCGTCGGATGCGCGCTGGCGCCGACGCCGCCGCTGCTCATCGCCGGCCGGCTGGTGCAGGGCGTGGGCGGCGCGATGATCCTGCCGACCTCGCTGTCGCTGCTCAACGCCTCCTTCACCGGCCGGGAGCGGGGCATCGCCTTCGCGGTGTGGGGATCCACGATCGGCGGTGCGGCCGCGCTCGGCCCCCTGCTGGGCGGGTGGCTCACCACCGACCTCTCCTGGCGGTGGGCGTTCGGCATCAACGTGCCGCTCGGCGCGCTGGTGTTCGCCGGGACCGCCCTGCTGGTCGCCGAGTCGCGTGAGCCGCAGGGCCGCCGCGGCAACGACTGGGCCGGCGCAGTGCTCTCGACCGTCACCCTCACCGGGGTCGTCTTCGGCCTCATCGAGGGGCGCAACTACGGCTGGTTCGAGCGTACGGGGCCGGTCGACATCGCCGGTGTGTCGTGGACGATGCGGCTCTCGCCCGTACCCGTGGCCTTCGCCGTCGCCGTTCTCGGCCTGGTCGCCTTCGTGCTCGTGGAGCGGCGCCGCAACGCGGCGGGCAAGCCCGTCCTGCTCGACCTGACGCTGTTCGCCATCCCGTCGTTCCGCAACGGCAACCTGGTCGCCGGCGTCGTCAGCCTGGGCGAGTTCGGTCTGCTCTTCTCGCTGCCGCTCTGGCTGCAGAACGTGCTCGGCTACTCCGCCTTCGAGACCGGCCTGGCGCTGGTGCCGCTGGCCGCGGGCAGCTTCCTCGCCAGCGGACTCGCCGCGCCGCTGACGGCCGCGCGCGGCGCGGCCTTCGCGGTCCGCCTCGGCATCCTGCTGGAGCTGCTCGGCGTCGCCGGGATCGGCATCGTCGCGGCGCCGGACACGCCCTGGTGGGCGTTCACCCCGATGCTCTTCGGGTACGGCGTGGGCGTCGGGCTCGCGACCGCACAGATCACCGGCGTGGTGCTGGCCGACGTCCCGGTGGCGATGAGCGGGCAGGCGTCCGGCACCCAGAGCACCACCCGGCAGCTGGGATCCGCCCTCGGCATCGCGGTGCTCGGCTCGGTGCTGTTCGGCACCCTCGCCGGCCACCTCGGGACCGCCCTCACCGACCGCGACGTCCCGGAGCCGCAGAAATCGGCCGTCATCACCGCGGTCAAGAAGAGCGCGGGCGCGGCGATCCCCGGCCTGGCGGCGAGCCCCGCGACGGCGACGCTGGCCGGCGACGCCCGGCAGGCCTTCTCCACCGCGACCAGGTGGACCGCGCTGACGGCCGCCGGCTTCCTGCTGCTCGGGCTGATCGCGTCCACCCGGCTCGAGTCGGCGCGGGAACCCTCCTGA
- a CDS encoding MarR family winged helix-turn-helix transcriptional regulator has translation MTGHRRRGESHSEISHAIREMLRANGEAAQSLARRLGLGITDATALDHLLSSDGGLGPGELSRLLGIRSASATTLVDRLEATGHVRRVPHPSDRRRQTVVATDRAYDEVLGALAPLFRRVEEAAARLTPEQAAATAAFLREAAEAMRDYAAGDG, from the coding sequence ATGACGGGACATCGCCGCCGGGGAGAGTCACACAGCGAGATTTCGCACGCCATCCGCGAGATGTTGCGCGCCAACGGCGAGGCCGCGCAGAGCCTGGCCCGCCGCCTCGGCCTCGGCATCACCGACGCCACGGCGCTGGACCACCTGCTCAGCAGCGATGGGGGGCTCGGCCCGGGTGAGCTGAGCCGGCTCCTGGGCATCCGCTCCGCCTCGGCGACCACACTCGTCGACCGTCTCGAAGCCACCGGGCACGTCCGCCGCGTCCCCCACCCCTCGGACCGCCGCCGGCAGACCGTCGTCGCCACCGACCGGGCGTACGACGAGGTGCTCGGCGCCCTGGCCCCGCTGTTCCGTCGCGTCGAGGAGGCGGCGGCCCGGCTCACCCCCGAGCAGGCCGCCGCCACCGCCGCCTTCCTGCGCGAAGCCGCCGAGGCGATGCGCGACTACGCCGCCGGGGACGGCTGA
- a CDS encoding RNA polymerase sigma factor: MSDVHEAVTRAHREQWARVVASLTRRFGDLDVAEEAAAEAFATAVERWPAEGVPANPGAWLTLTANRRAIDRIRRESKRDDKQMQARLMDDDTPHEPLGAIDDERLRLIFTCCHPALATEARIALTLRLVGGLSMVEISRAFLVPEATMGQRITRAKAKIKAARIPYRVPAAEDLPARVSGVLAVLFLVFNEGYLATGPGTDPVRADLTAEAIRLARLIRALLPEDGEVAGLLALMLLTEARRPARVSRSGELVPLHEQDRGAWDRALIAEGHRLVRERLATGVAPGRYQILAAINAVHTYAREARDTDWSQIVALYDQLVSLDPSPVVALNRAIAVAELDGPEVALAAVDRLGARLAGYHALHATRAELLRRMGRSQEARAAYDAAIELAGNTAESAYLTRRRDQLG, translated from the coding sequence ATGAGCGACGTCCACGAGGCGGTCACCCGGGCCCACCGCGAACAGTGGGCGCGGGTGGTCGCGTCCCTGACCCGGCGCTTCGGGGACCTCGACGTCGCCGAGGAGGCGGCGGCCGAGGCGTTCGCGACAGCGGTCGAGCGCTGGCCGGCCGAGGGCGTACCCGCGAACCCCGGCGCCTGGCTGACCTTGACCGCCAACCGCCGGGCGATCGACCGGATCCGCCGCGAGAGCAAGCGCGACGACAAGCAGATGCAGGCGCGGCTGATGGACGACGACACCCCGCACGAGCCGCTCGGCGCCATCGACGACGAACGGCTCCGGCTGATCTTCACCTGCTGTCACCCGGCGCTGGCGACGGAGGCCCGGATCGCCCTGACGCTGCGCCTGGTGGGCGGCCTGAGCATGGTGGAGATCTCCCGCGCCTTCCTGGTGCCGGAGGCCACGATGGGGCAGCGGATCACCCGGGCGAAGGCGAAGATCAAGGCGGCGCGGATCCCGTACCGGGTGCCGGCCGCCGAGGACCTCCCGGCCCGGGTGTCCGGCGTGCTCGCCGTGCTGTTCCTCGTCTTCAACGAGGGCTACCTGGCGACCGGCCCCGGCACCGATCCCGTGCGCGCGGACCTGACCGCCGAGGCGATCCGGCTCGCCCGGCTGATCCGGGCCCTGCTGCCGGAGGACGGCGAGGTGGCGGGCCTGCTCGCGCTGATGCTGCTCACCGAGGCGCGCCGCCCCGCTCGGGTCTCGCGCAGCGGTGAGCTGGTTCCCCTGCACGAGCAGGATCGGGGTGCCTGGGACCGGGCGCTGATCGCCGAGGGGCACCGGCTGGTCCGGGAGCGCCTGGCCACCGGGGTGGCGCCGGGCCGCTACCAGATCCTCGCCGCGATCAACGCCGTGCACACCTACGCGCGCGAGGCCCGAGACACCGACTGGTCGCAGATCGTCGCCCTGTACGACCAGCTCGTCAGCCTCGACCCGTCGCCGGTCGTCGCCCTGAACCGGGCCATCGCGGTCGCCGAGCTCGACGGGCCGGAGGTGGCGCTGGCGGCCGTGGACCGCCTCGGCGCCCGGCTCGCCGGCTACCACGCCCTCCACGCGACCCGCGCCGAGCTGTTGCGGCGGATGGGCCGGAGCCAGGAGGCCCGGGCGGCGTACGACGCGGCGATCGAGCTGGCCGGGAACACGGCGGAGTCCGCGTACCTGACCCGCCGGCGCGACCAGCTGGGCTAG
- a CDS encoding sensor histidine kinase, which produces MIAGRPAAARLRRMRWALTLLYATVSAVSLVTLVMIAASIDARSGSRDLDSEIRGRAEALSRAIWMDKGTLHLEPLAEDELATASDVTAVLQKTGTADARAGWLHPRRDGALPPAGRLDDLWAATLREQEPVLATIPAPDGRELRWATAPVWDTDEIGAVVLVAADPASVRRRHTELVLWLAAGCAVLVLTSAGAGHLLSGKSMRPALGALDRQEQFLAEAAHELRTPLATLRLAVEDDSGRDAVRQVDHLDRLVTGLLARARIDTGIRPLELTPLRLDLVVEQVVQELPYDDGRVSLRTEPTVVLGDPDLLAQAVRNLVGNALRHGAPAPVEVSVAAGRVAVRDHGPGIPARDRERVFGDRVTDGRGGIGVGLAIVRWVAELHGGRAHVAPAPGPGTLVELILPRFIVRS; this is translated from the coding sequence ATGATCGCCGGGCGCCCGGCCGCCGCCCGGCTGCGACGGATGCGGTGGGCGCTGACGCTGCTGTACGCCACGGTCAGCGCCGTCTCTCTCGTCACGCTGGTGATGATCGCCGCGTCCATCGACGCCCGGTCGGGTTCCCGCGACCTGGACTCGGAGATCCGGGGCCGCGCCGAGGCGCTGTCCCGCGCGATCTGGATGGACAAGGGCACGCTGCACCTCGAACCGCTCGCCGAGGACGAGCTGGCGACGGCCTCGGACGTGACGGCGGTCCTGCAGAAGACGGGTACGGCCGACGCGCGGGCCGGCTGGCTGCACCCTCGGCGCGACGGCGCGCTGCCGCCGGCCGGCCGGTTGGACGACCTGTGGGCGGCGACCCTGCGGGAGCAGGAACCGGTGCTCGCGACGATCCCGGCACCGGACGGGCGGGAGCTGCGCTGGGCCACCGCGCCGGTGTGGGACACCGACGAGATCGGCGCGGTGGTGCTCGTCGCGGCCGACCCGGCATCGGTACGGCGGCGCCACACCGAGCTTGTCCTCTGGCTGGCCGCCGGCTGCGCGGTGTTGGTGCTGACCTCGGCCGGCGCCGGGCACCTGTTGTCGGGCAAGAGCATGCGTCCCGCGCTGGGTGCGCTCGACCGCCAGGAGCAGTTCCTGGCGGAGGCGGCCCACGAGCTGCGTACGCCGCTGGCGACCCTCCGCCTCGCCGTGGAGGACGACTCGGGCCGCGACGCCGTACGGCAGGTCGACCATCTGGACCGGCTGGTGACCGGGCTGCTCGCCCGCGCCCGCATCGACACCGGGATCCGGCCGCTCGAGCTGACGCCGTTGCGGCTCGACCTGGTCGTCGAGCAGGTGGTGCAGGAGCTCCCGTACGACGATGGGCGGGTGTCGCTGCGGACCGAGCCGACGGTCGTCCTCGGCGACCCGGACCTGCTGGCCCAGGCGGTCCGCAACCTGGTCGGGAACGCCCTGCGGCACGGCGCGCCGGCCCCCGTGGAGGTGTCCGTGGCGGCGGGCCGGGTGGCGGTCCGCGACCACGGGCCGGGAATTCCCGCCCGGGACCGGGAACGGGTCTTCGGCGACCGCGTCACCGACGGGCGGGGCGGCATCGGCGTCGGGCTGGCCATCGTCCGATGGGTCGCCGAGCTGCACGGCGGGCGGGCGCACGTCGCGCCCGCTCCCGGGCCCGGCACGCTCGTCGAGCTGATCCTGCCCCGCTTCATCGTCCGCTCATGA
- a CDS encoding MerR family transcriptional regulator, translating to MTAGLRSGEVAEQAGLNIQTLRYYERRGILAEPGRSPGGHRLYPPDTVALLGVIKAAQRLGFTLDEVADLLRTGRRRHPGRDLRERAQEKITEIDAKIAHLTAIRGALAEVVDARCDSLTDCTCTDCPIPFLTISTRRPAGEGGPA from the coding sequence ATGACCGCCGGGCTGCGGTCCGGCGAGGTCGCCGAGCAGGCCGGGCTGAACATCCAGACGCTGAGGTACTACGAACGCCGCGGCATCCTCGCCGAACCGGGCCGCTCACCCGGCGGGCACCGGCTCTACCCGCCGGACACCGTCGCGCTGCTCGGTGTGATCAAGGCGGCCCAGCGGCTCGGTTTCACCCTCGACGAGGTGGCCGACCTGCTGCGCACCGGACGCCGCCGGCATCCCGGCAGGGACCTGCGGGAACGCGCCCAGGAAAAGATCACCGAGATCGACGCGAAGATCGCGCACCTCACCGCGATCCGCGGCGCGCTGGCCGAGGTCGTCGACGCCCGGTGCGACAGCCTCACCGACTGCACGTGCACGGACTGCCCCATCCCGTTCCTGACCATCAGCACCCGGCGCCCGGCCGGAGAAGGAGGACCCGCATGA
- a CDS encoding winged helix-turn-helix domain-containing protein, whose product MRVLVVEDDPELGPAIAAGLRATGFATDSARLREEADLKVSVNSYDCVVADRGLPDGDALEAVRAWRGAGRTVPVLVLTALGTVEDRVAGFEHGADDYLVKPFAMAELVARVRALCRRDQPPRLPVLTVADLTLDVPRHRVRRAGVLLALTAKEFAVLEALMVRAGAAVTRSELLERCWDEMSDPASNVVDVAIRQLRRKLGPPDLIESLRGVGYRIRGAA is encoded by the coding sequence ATGCGGGTGCTGGTGGTCGAGGACGATCCGGAACTCGGTCCGGCCATCGCCGCGGGCCTGCGCGCCACGGGGTTCGCGACCGACTCCGCACGGTTGCGCGAGGAGGCCGATCTCAAGGTGTCGGTCAACAGCTACGACTGCGTGGTCGCCGATCGCGGGCTGCCCGACGGCGATGCGCTGGAGGCGGTCCGGGCGTGGCGCGGCGCCGGCCGTACGGTGCCCGTCCTGGTGCTGACGGCGCTGGGGACCGTCGAGGACCGGGTGGCGGGCTTCGAGCACGGCGCCGACGACTACCTGGTCAAGCCGTTCGCCATGGCGGAGCTGGTCGCACGGGTCCGGGCGTTGTGCCGGCGCGACCAGCCACCGCGGCTGCCGGTGCTGACCGTCGCCGACCTGACCCTCGACGTGCCGCGCCACCGGGTACGCCGGGCCGGCGTCCTGCTCGCGCTGACCGCCAAGGAGTTCGCCGTCCTGGAGGCGCTGATGGTCCGCGCCGGCGCCGCCGTCACCCGCAGCGAGCTGCTCGAACGCTGCTGGGACGAGATGAGCGACCCGGCCTCCAACGTGGTCGACGTGGCGATCCGGCAGCTGCGCCGCAAGCTCGGGCCGCCGGACCTCATCGAGTCGCTCCGGGGTGTCGGGTACCGCATCCGCGGCGCCGCATGA
- a CDS encoding NADP-dependent oxidoreductase yields MKAVRFHEFGGPEVLRHEDADQPVPGAGQVRVRVAGTSFNGVDATIRGGTMQGPIPVALPHTPGVDVAGTVDALGEGVGTLAAGDRVIGFLPMAEAGAAAEYVIAPAEVLTAAPTTVPLADAAALPAVGLTAWQALFEHAKLTAGQRVLVNGAGGAVGDYAVQLAKNAGAHVIATASPRSSRRVRAAGADRIIDHTTADVTAEVTEPVDVVLNLAPISPDQLGALLTVIRDGGTLVNTTVWMPAPSDDERGVTGIDLYVRSDAEQLARLAGQVDAGRLRVDVAERVPLAGLPALHARAAEGALPSGKVVVTVQG; encoded by the coding sequence ATGAAGGCAGTACGTTTCCACGAGTTCGGCGGCCCCGAGGTCCTGCGCCACGAGGACGCCGACCAGCCCGTCCCCGGCGCCGGACAGGTGCGGGTACGGGTGGCCGGGACGTCGTTCAACGGCGTCGACGCGACCATCCGCGGTGGCACCATGCAGGGCCCCATCCCGGTCGCGCTGCCGCACACGCCGGGCGTCGACGTGGCCGGCACCGTCGACGCGCTCGGCGAGGGCGTCGGCACCCTGGCGGCCGGTGACCGGGTCATCGGCTTCCTGCCCATGGCGGAGGCCGGCGCCGCCGCCGAGTACGTGATCGCACCCGCCGAGGTCCTGACTGCGGCGCCCACCACCGTCCCGCTCGCCGACGCCGCGGCGCTGCCGGCCGTCGGCCTCACCGCCTGGCAGGCGCTGTTCGAGCACGCCAAGCTGACCGCCGGGCAACGCGTTCTCGTCAACGGGGCCGGCGGCGCGGTCGGCGACTACGCCGTCCAGCTGGCCAAGAACGCCGGCGCCCACGTCATCGCGACGGCGAGCCCGCGCAGCAGCCGGCGCGTCCGGGCCGCCGGCGCCGACCGGATCATCGACCACACCACCGCCGACGTCACGGCGGAGGTGACCGAGCCGGTCGACGTGGTGCTCAACCTCGCCCCGATCTCCCCCGACCAGCTCGGGGCGCTGCTCACGGTCATCCGTGACGGCGGCACGCTGGTGAACACCACCGTCTGGATGCCCGCACCCTCCGACGACGAGCGCGGCGTCACCGGAATCGACCTGTACGTCCGCAGCGACGCCGAGCAACTGGCGCGGCTGGCCGGCCAGGTCGACGCCGGCCGGCTGCGCGTCGACGTCGCCGAGCGAGTCCCGCTGGCCGGCCTGCCCGCACTGCACGCCCGGGCCGCCGAGGGCGCCCTGCCGAGCGGCAAGGTGGTCGTCACCGTCCAGGGCTGA
- the acpA gene encoding acid phosphatase has product MRRVGAVLGAMVLMLTGAVGPAQAHHRHGGPLGPFTNLVVIYQENHSFDNLYAGWGRVGAQWVDGRGAPGYARRSAQVRQDGTPYRCLYQNDPSLASPPLPATCGTDAASNGFSYASHFANRPFPINDYITPESLTCPGGTPGGCTRDLVHRFYQEQYQLDGGRMDRYSTGSDATGLTQGYYDTRQLPIYQYLHAAGAPHYVVADRFFQAAFGGSFLNHQYLVAAQAPPWRGAPAAAHSVVDAEGFPNPNPPAADTGVRPYPLHGSNPALNDGPLTQACPGRAGFACGDYAVNTVQPSNPPSAGGATTLPLVNNVDPAAPDYRRTIGDELSERNVAWAWYAGGWNDAAAGHPGPLFQYHHQPFNYFARYAPGYVDPRTGEHPRDHLQDETAFFSAARSGGLPAVSFVKPYGAENEHPGYASTDNGERHLVDLINAVMAGPQAARTLIVVTYDEFGGQWDHVVPPGQGRHATPGPSDEYGPGTRIPALLISRSLRASGVDHTPYDTTSILRTIEQQYGLATLDTRFGRDARVNDMGPALRVGGVGHR; this is encoded by the coding sequence ATGAGACGGGTCGGCGCGGTGCTCGGTGCAATGGTCCTCATGCTCACAGGGGCCGTCGGCCCCGCTCAGGCCCACCATCGCCACGGCGGCCCGCTCGGCCCCTTCACCAACCTCGTGGTCATCTACCAGGAGAACCACAGCTTCGACAACCTGTACGCGGGCTGGGGCCGGGTCGGCGCCCAGTGGGTCGACGGCCGCGGCGCGCCCGGGTACGCCCGCCGCAGCGCGCAGGTCCGGCAGGACGGCACCCCGTACCGGTGCCTCTACCAGAACGACCCCAGCCTCGCGTCCCCGCCGCTGCCCGCCACCTGCGGCACCGACGCGGCGAGCAACGGGTTCTCGTACGCGAGCCACTTCGCCAACCGGCCGTTCCCGATCAACGACTACATCACGCCGGAGAGCCTGACCTGCCCGGGCGGCACCCCCGGCGGCTGCACCCGTGACCTGGTGCACCGGTTCTATCAGGAGCAGTACCAGCTCGACGGCGGCCGGATGGACCGCTACAGCACCGGCAGCGACGCGACCGGCCTCACCCAGGGGTACTACGACACCCGCCAGCTGCCCATCTACCAGTACCTGCACGCCGCCGGGGCGCCGCACTACGTCGTCGCGGACCGGTTCTTCCAGGCCGCGTTCGGCGGGTCGTTCCTCAACCACCAGTACCTGGTGGCCGCGCAGGCGCCGCCGTGGCGGGGCGCGCCCGCCGCCGCCCACTCGGTCGTCGACGCCGAGGGCTTCCCGAACCCCAACCCGCCCGCCGCGGACACCGGCGTCCGGCCGTACCCGCTGCACGGCAGCAACCCGGCGCTGAACGACGGGCCGCTCACCCAGGCCTGCCCGGGCCGCGCCGGCTTCGCCTGCGGCGACTACGCGGTCAACACCGTGCAGCCGTCCAACCCGCCCAGCGCGGGCGGCGCCACCACGCTGCCGCTGGTCAACAACGTGGACCCGGCCGCGCCGGACTACCGCCGGACCATCGGCGACGAGCTGTCCGAGCGCAACGTCGCCTGGGCCTGGTACGCCGGCGGGTGGAACGACGCGGCCGCCGGGCACCCGGGCCCGCTGTTCCAGTACCACCACCAGCCGTTCAACTACTTCGCCCGGTACGCGCCCGGATACGTCGACCCGCGCACCGGCGAGCACCCCCGCGATCACCTGCAGGACGAGACCGCGTTCTTCAGCGCCGCGCGGTCGGGCGGCCTGCCGGCGGTCAGCTTCGTCAAACCGTACGGTGCGGAGAACGAGCATCCCGGCTATGCCAGCACCGACAACGGCGAGCGGCACCTCGTCGACCTGATCAACGCCGTCATGGCCGGCCCGCAGGCCGCCCGTACGCTGATCGTGGTCACCTATGACGAGTTCGGCGGCCAGTGGGACCACGTCGTCCCGCCCGGTCAGGGCCGGCACGCCACGCCCGGACCGTCCGACGAGTACGGTCCCGGCACCCGCATCCCCGCCCTGCTGATCTCCCGGTCGCTGCGCGCCTCCGGCGTCGACCACACGCCGTACGACACCACCTCGATCCTGCGCACCATCGAGCAGCAGTACGGTCTGGCCACGCTGGACACCCGCTTCGGCCGGGACGCCCGTGTCAACGACATGGGCCCGGCCCTGCGCGTCGGCGGCGTCGGGCACCGCTGA
- a CDS encoding polyprenyl synthetase family protein — translation MKSLYAYRQRAEAVLGRYFDDLPDRLLPAAGRWPGRSVGLLRDLTLRGGKRLRAAVVYAAAGLVTGADVPGLDSAVLGVELLHTHGLVHDDIIDDAPTRRGGPSTYHAYRAEVADPAARNLAILAGDLAAFLSVRAVLDAPVPAGVRQAMAAVLTRAAADAVLGQILDLERDATPDAGAGFLDVVTDHKSARYSILAPLQLGLLAAGAEPADHEEELRRYAWSAGIYEQMRDDYLDLFGDEGVTGKPVGGDIRAGRRTYVVRALLEAPQTRRLLLPALGDPAVTPEVVAELRDRAVGCGIAGRLRDAIRHHARTAAAEAATWRWWRTEATAFFRDLPLVSMDRIS, via the coding sequence ATGAAATCTCTGTACGCGTACCGGCAGCGCGCCGAGGCCGTGCTCGGCCGGTACTTCGACGACCTGCCGGACCGCCTCCTCCCGGCGGCCGGGCGCTGGCCCGGGCGCAGCGTCGGCCTCCTGCGCGATCTGACCCTGCGGGGCGGCAAGCGGCTGCGGGCGGCCGTCGTCTACGCGGCGGCCGGGCTGGTGACCGGCGCCGACGTGCCCGGGCTCGACAGCGCGGTGCTGGGCGTCGAGCTGCTGCACACCCACGGTCTCGTGCACGACGACATCATCGACGACGCGCCCACCCGCCGGGGCGGTCCGTCGACGTACCACGCGTACCGGGCCGAGGTCGCGGACCCGGCGGCGCGCAACCTGGCGATCCTCGCGGGCGACCTCGCGGCGTTCCTGTCCGTGCGGGCCGTGCTCGACGCGCCGGTGCCGGCCGGCGTGCGCCAGGCCATGGCGGCGGTGCTGACCCGGGCCGCCGCCGACGCGGTGCTGGGGCAGATCCTGGACCTCGAGCGCGACGCCACACCGGACGCCGGCGCCGGCTTCCTCGACGTGGTCACCGATCACAAGAGCGCACGCTATTCCATCCTCGCCCCGCTCCAGCTCGGTCTGCTCGCCGCCGGCGCCGAGCCCGCAGACCACGAGGAAGAGCTGCGACGGTACGCGTGGTCCGCCGGCATCTACGAGCAGATGCGCGACGACTACCTGGACCTCTTCGGCGACGAGGGCGTCACCGGCAAACCGGTCGGCGGCGACATCCGGGCCGGGCGGCGCACGTACGTGGTGCGCGCCCTGCTGGAGGCGCCGCAGACCCGGCGCCTGCTGCTGCCCGCGCTCGGTGACCCGGCCGTCACCCCCGAGGTCGTCGCGGAGCTGCGGGACCGGGCGGTCGGGTGCGGGATCGCCGGGCGGCTGCGTGACGCAATCCGGCACCACGCCCGGACGGCCGCCGCCGAGGCCGCGACGTGGCGCTGGTGGCGTACCGAGGCAACGGCGTTCTTCCGCGATCTTCCGCTGGTCAGCATGGACCGGATCAGCTGA
- a CDS encoding YciI family protein encodes MHYLFSVIYDRTDLATPEEMTAIDAFNDRLQAEGHWVFAGGLGAPATATVIDNRGAEPVVTDGPYVESKEHIAGFWIIEAPDLDVALKLATEASGHCNRKVEVRPFLSE; translated from the coding sequence ATGCACTACCTGTTCTCCGTGATCTACGACCGGACGGACCTCGCGACCCCGGAGGAGATGACGGCCATCGACGCGTTCAACGACCGGCTGCAGGCCGAGGGGCACTGGGTGTTCGCCGGCGGCCTCGGTGCGCCAGCCACGGCCACCGTCATCGACAACCGGGGCGCGGAGCCCGTGGTCACCGACGGGCCGTACGTGGAGTCGAAGGAGCACATCGCCGGCTTCTGGATCATCGAGGCGCCCGACCTCGACGTGGCGCTCAAGCTCGCCACCGAGGCGTCGGGACACTGCAACCGCAAGGTCGAGGTGCGCCCGTTCCTGAGCGAATGA